One region of Brachyspira hampsonii genomic DNA includes:
- the lon gene encoding endopeptidase La produces the protein MTRDKDKLKDIDKNSDNNKNKKEDNKVSIVEDKLPSRLIIIPVMGKPLFPGLYAPFPIPAHHADAVNKAIAENDGFLGLNLYISDTPSEKKTPSVDEIYKVGVVVKVFKKLNLPDGGLNLLINSIRRYKIIKFVTTDPVIRAEPLYIPDIDPFRNEKEAKEIKAYTRALLSDIKAISENNPLFTEEMRLTMVNVDDPGRLADFATSMLNVERASQQEILETFDIQERLEKVHILLQKEREISEIQQKIQGSINSKVQKQQREYFLKEQLKEIKKELGYDTDPKQRDIEKYKKTLEELNVIDEVKERMEQEIEKISTIDTHSPEYTVSKNYLDTLFALPWNKENKEREDISKSKKILDRDHYGLEDVKERIYEFLAVRKLNPEKKSSILCFVGPPGVGKTSIGKSIAEALNRPFFRFSLGGMRDEAEIKGHRRTYIGAMPGKIIEALKIVKVKNPVLMLDEIDKLGTSFQGDPSSALLEVLDPEQNASFRDHYLDLPFDLSNVLFITTANTLDTIPRPLLDRMEVIRLSGYILEEKLKIASKYIIPRQVKAHGLDIKYIKFTNKAISKIIDGYAREAGVRNFERRIERICRKIAADIVEHNKTSYNYTIDENDLEKYLKKPIFTEDFTEKDLKPGNSIGLAWTSLGGATLTIESIKVSEKKDSGNIQVTGQLGDVMSESVEIAYSYVKSVAKDYGVPENYFNDAMIHLHIPEGATPKDGPSAGITMATALLSLSMNKVIRNDTAMTGELSLNGKVLPIGGLKEKTIAAKRLGFIKHIIIPYENIRDLDEIPENVKKGLTFHPVKDVREVFDFMFKLNKLNNKSNKSENKKQIKKTDKKSK, from the coding sequence ATGACTAGAGATAAAGATAAATTAAAAGATATAGATAAAAATAGCGATAATAATAAAAATAAAAAAGAGGATAATAAGGTTTCAATAGTGGAAGATAAATTACCTTCAAGATTAATAATTATACCTGTAATGGGAAAACCTTTATTCCCCGGTCTTTATGCTCCGTTTCCAATACCAGCACATCATGCTGATGCTGTAAATAAAGCTATAGCTGAAAATGACGGATTTTTAGGACTTAATTTATATATTTCAGATACCCCATCTGAAAAGAAAACGCCTTCTGTTGATGAAATCTATAAAGTTGGTGTTGTAGTAAAAGTATTTAAAAAACTAAATTTGCCCGACGGAGGACTCAATCTTCTTATAAATTCTATACGAAGATATAAGATTATAAAATTTGTAACTACAGATCCTGTTATAAGAGCAGAACCTCTTTATATACCCGATATAGATCCTTTCAGAAATGAGAAAGAAGCTAAAGAAATTAAAGCATATACCAGAGCTTTGCTTTCAGACATAAAAGCTATAAGTGAGAATAACCCTCTTTTTACTGAAGAAATGCGTCTTACTATGGTCAATGTTGATGATCCTGGAAGATTAGCTGATTTTGCTACATCAATGCTTAATGTAGAGAGAGCAAGCCAGCAGGAAATACTTGAAACTTTTGATATTCAGGAAAGGCTTGAAAAAGTGCATATTCTTCTTCAGAAAGAAAGAGAGATATCTGAGATACAGCAGAAAATACAAGGCAGTATTAATTCAAAAGTGCAAAAACAGCAGAGGGAATATTTCTTAAAAGAACAATTAAAAGAAATAAAAAAAGAATTAGGATATGATACTGATCCTAAACAAAGAGATATAGAAAAATACAAAAAAACTCTTGAAGAACTCAATGTGATAGATGAAGTTAAAGAGAGAATGGAGCAGGAAATAGAAAAGATTTCTACAATAGATACTCATTCTCCTGAATATACTGTATCTAAAAATTATTTGGATACTTTATTTGCTTTGCCTTGGAATAAGGAAAATAAAGAAAGAGAAGATATATCAAAAAGCAAAAAGATATTAGATAGAGATCATTACGGACTTGAAGATGTTAAAGAGAGAATATATGAATTTCTAGCCGTTAGAAAATTAAATCCGGAGAAAAAATCTTCTATACTATGTTTTGTAGGTCCTCCGGGTGTAGGTAAAACTTCTATAGGAAAGAGCATTGCTGAGGCATTAAACAGACCTTTCTTTAGGTTTTCTTTAGGCGGTATGAGAGATGAAGCCGAAATAAAAGGACATAGAAGAACTTATATAGGTGCTATGCCGGGTAAAATAATAGAGGCTTTAAAAATAGTAAAAGTTAAAAATCCTGTTCTTATGCTTGATGAAATCGATAAATTAGGAACTAGTTTTCAAGGAGATCCTTCAAGTGCATTACTAGAAGTTTTAGATCCGGAGCAGAATGCTTCTTTTAGAGATCATTATTTGGATTTGCCTTTTGATTTATCAAATGTTCTATTCATAACAACAGCAAACACTCTCGATACAATTCCTAGACCTTTGCTTGACAGAATGGAGGTTATAAGACTATCAGGATATATATTGGAAGAGAAATTAAAAATAGCTTCCAAATACATTATACCTAGACAGGTTAAAGCTCATGGGCTTGATATCAAATATATTAAATTCACAAATAAAGCTATTAGTAAAATAATAGACGGATATGCTAGAGAAGCCGGAGTGAGAAATTTTGAAAGAAGAATAGAGAGAATATGCAGAAAAATTGCTGCTGATATTGTAGAGCATAATAAAACAAGCTATAATTATACAATAGATGAAAATGATTTAGAGAAGTATCTTAAAAAGCCTATATTCACAGAAGATTTTACAGAGAAAGATTTAAAACCAGGAAACTCTATAGGCTTAGCTTGGACATCTTTAGGCGGTGCAACTCTTACAATAGAATCAATAAAGGTATCAGAGAAAAAAGATTCCGGAAACATACAGGTAACAGGACAGCTTGGCGATGTTATGAGTGAGAGTGTAGAGATAGCATATAGTTATGTAAAAAGCGTTGCTAAAGATTACGGTGTTCCTGAAAACTATTTTAATGATGCTATGATTCACTTGCATATTCCTGAAGGGGCTACTCCTAAAGACGGACCTTCTGCGGGTATTACTATGGCTACTGCTTTGCTTTCACTTTCTATGAACAAAGTTATAAGAAATGATACTGCCATGACAGGAGAGCTTTCTTTAAATGGAAAAGTTCTTCCTATTGGAGGACTTAAAGAAAAGACTATAGCGGCAAAAAGACTCGGATTTATTAAGCATATAATAATACCTTATGAAAATATTAGGGATTTAGATGAGATTCCTGAAAATGTTAAAAAGGGACTCACTTTCCATCCTGTAAAAGATGTCAGAGAGGTATTTGACTTTATGTTTAAATTAAACAAGTTAAATAATAAATCAAATAAATCAGAAAACAAAAAACAAATAAAAAAAACAGACAAAAAAAGCAAATAA
- a CDS encoding DNA adenine methylase gives MNKKSVINHIETDKKLISILKRLPNNYWDFKYDNTKEYTHGIHSYPAVMVSPISRNIINIVRQVMEVDSLFDPFSGSGTVLVEGMLSNIKTIYGNDINPLAIFISKVKTNKLNSFK, from the coding sequence ATGAATAAAAAATCAGTAATCAATCATATAGAAACAGATAAGAAATTAATATCTATACTTAAAAGATTGCCTAATAATTATTGGGATTTTAAATATGATAATACAAAAGAATATACCCATGGTATACATAGTTATCCGGCTGTAATGGTTTCTCCTATAAGCAGAAATATTATTAATATAGTTAGGCAAGTTATGGAAGTAGATTCTTTATTTGATCCATTTTCTGGTTCTGGTACAGTTCTTGTAGAAGGCATGCTTTCTAATATTAAAACAATATATGGAAATGATATTAATCCTCTTGCTATCTTTATTTCAAAAGTAAAAACTAATAAACTTAACAGCTTCAAATGA
- a CDS encoding fructose-bisphosphatase class III produces the protein MRDKDYLELLSRKYPTIDDASVEIINLKAISQLPKGTEYFLSDIHGESDGFEYLIGTSSGVIKEKIELLFKNTLPEHDRVELQILIVDTKNLLNKKSNDPDFADWSRITIYRLIRVCKLVTSKYTRSKIRKKMPSNFAYILDELLQTDSEENKENYYFSIIDSIIEVSAADKFILALCQLIRQCSVDRLHIVGDIYDRGPHPDKVMESIMTFNEVDIAWGNHDIHWMGAAKGSLICVANAVRLAIRYNNFDLLEYSYGINLRSLSSFANDIYKDDPCEVFKPNTLDKNIYDEVDKDLAAKMHKAISIIQFKLECQLIKRHPNYGMNDRILLDKIDYDNGTITINNKTYELKDKNFPTIDKNNPFELTESESTLIQTLAFSFMNSPALQRHANYMYSKGGIYKIFNGNLLYHGCIPTKEDGSFDDVYIDNQYLSGRKYLNQVEDKVRKAFYSEAGSEEQLNALDYCWYLWCGPKSPLFGKNKMTTFERYFINDKEIHQEHYNAYYFYVDSKEYCQTILKEFELDPKRSHIINGHVPVKTHKGESPIKGGGILLVIDGGLSKAYHKNTGIGGYTLISNSNMMVIAEHRPFAEVVESGFKLSPKSIIVERFVKRITVGETDIGKDLEKRIDDLLELLNAYRNGIVKEKVN, from the coding sequence ATGAGAGATAAAGATTATTTAGAATTATTATCCAGAAAATACCCTACAATAGATGATGCTTCTGTAGAAATTATCAATTTAAAAGCTATATCTCAATTGCCTAAGGGTACTGAATATTTTTTAAGTGATATACATGGAGAATCTGATGGATTTGAATATCTAATAGGTACTTCCTCTGGGGTAATAAAAGAAAAAATTGAATTACTTTTTAAAAATACTTTGCCTGAACATGACAGAGTGGAATTACAGATATTAATAGTAGATACTAAAAATTTACTAAATAAAAAATCTAATGATCCGGATTTTGCTGATTGGTCTAGAATAACCATATACAGACTTATAAGAGTATGCAAACTAGTAACTAGTAAATATACAAGATCCAAAATAAGAAAAAAAATGCCTTCTAATTTTGCTTATATATTAGATGAACTTCTGCAAACTGATTCTGAAGAAAATAAAGAAAATTATTATTTTTCTATTATAGATTCTATTATAGAAGTATCTGCTGCTGATAAATTTATACTAGCATTATGTCAGCTTATTCGCCAATGCAGTGTAGACAGACTTCATATAGTAGGAGATATTTACGATAGGGGACCTCACCCAGATAAGGTGATGGAAAGTATAATGACTTTTAATGAAGTTGATATCGCTTGGGGAAATCATGATATACATTGGATGGGAGCAGCAAAAGGAAGTTTAATATGCGTTGCAAATGCTGTTCGTTTGGCTATAAGATATAATAATTTTGATTTGCTTGAATATAGTTATGGTATTAATTTAAGGTCTTTATCTTCTTTTGCAAATGATATTTATAAAGATGATCCATGCGAGGTTTTTAAACCTAATACTTTAGATAAAAACATTTATGATGAAGTAGACAAAGATCTTGCCGCTAAAATGCATAAAGCTATATCAATAATACAATTCAAATTAGAATGCCAGCTTATAAAAAGACATCCGAATTATGGAATGAATGATAGAATACTGCTTGATAAAATAGATTATGATAATGGTACTATAACAATAAATAATAAAACTTATGAGCTTAAAGATAAAAATTTCCCTACAATAGATAAAAATAATCCTTTCGAGCTTACAGAATCTGAAAGCACTCTTATACAAACTTTAGCATTCTCATTTATGAATAGCCCGGCTTTGCAAAGACATGCCAATTATATGTATTCAAAAGGAGGTATATACAAAATATTCAATGGAAATCTTCTTTATCATGGATGCATACCTACAAAAGAAGACGGTTCTTTTGATGATGTTTATATAGATAATCAATATTTGTCTGGAAGAAAATATTTAAATCAGGTAGAAGATAAAGTGAGAAAGGCTTTTTACTCAGAAGCAGGAAGCGAAGAGCAATTAAATGCTCTTGATTACTGCTGGTATTTATGGTGCGGTCCTAAATCTCCGCTTTTCGGAAAAAATAAAATGACTACTTTTGAAAGATATTTTATAAATGATAAAGAAATTCATCAGGAACATTATAATGCATATTATTTTTATGTAGACAGCAAAGAATACTGTCAAACCATTCTAAAAGAGTTTGAACTAGATCCTAAAAGATCCCATATAATAAACGGACATGTACCTGTAAAAACTCATAAAGGTGAAAGTCCTATAAAAGGCGGAGGAATACTTCTTGTTATAGATGGAGGTTTATCTAAAGCATACCATAAAAACACAGGAATAGGAGGATACACTTTAATTTCTAACTCTAATATGATGGTAATAGCAGAGCATAGACCTTTTGCCGAAGTAGTTGAATCCGGATTTAAATTAAGTCCTAAATCCATAATAGTAGAAAGATTTGTTAAAAGAATTACTGTTGGAGAAACCGATATTGGAAAAGATTTAGAAAAAAGAATTGATGATTTGCTAGAACTTTTGAATGCATATAGAAATGGTATAGTAAAAGAAAAAGTAAATTAG
- a CDS encoding tetratricopeptide repeat protein, whose translation MKEKTIRKLNLVILILFPILLLVFSITYNIYSIGAESRIRRELENFTNSLSLRMESKYMDMMTLYFKEELNNYAIANEFTNLVKEQVRLGITPHFNSLKFSIDYTIKNNVKTTTYALLFISVIMFIFTLVINFTNNSINNNVSYVNNNTNENVKDNQNQSSNPISNLIDSSSSDALKIEIEEMYKNLVKEIKNSRDDKALEIIEEMFQLDDRNYLALNGAGILYTKMFGRENKDEYFKKASEYFQYALSLYSKSEIISNNKAILYSIRYECKKSEEDYDTALIILNDALSANHLDVELLNNRATLYSVKYKIGGDENIFKRSINDFNELIQIDYNNIYALNNRSALYFTKYKNSGDKKYFDKSIEDCNTAFKINSTEAPYDNRGSLYIYKY comes from the coding sequence ATGAAAGAAAAAACTATAAGAAAACTCAATTTAGTTATATTAATACTATTTCCAATATTACTCTTAGTATTTTCTATTACATATAACATATACAGTATAGGAGCAGAAAGTAGGATAAGAAGAGAGCTTGAGAATTTTACTAATTCTCTTTCTCTAAGAATGGAAAGTAAATATATGGACATGATGACTTTATACTTCAAAGAAGAATTAAATAATTATGCCATAGCAAATGAATTTACAAATTTAGTTAAAGAACAAGTAAGATTGGGAATAACTCCGCATTTCAATTCTCTGAAATTTTCAATAGATTATACAATTAAGAATAATGTAAAAACAACTACTTATGCTTTATTATTTATATCGGTGATTATGTTTATATTCACTTTGGTAATTAATTTTACAAATAACAGTATCAATAATAATGTTTCGTATGTCAATAATAATACAAACGAAAATGTTAAGGATAATCAAAATCAATCTTCTAATCCTATATCAAATTTGATTGACTCATCTTCCAGCGATGCTTTAAAGATTGAAATAGAAGAAATGTATAAAAATTTAGTAAAAGAAATTAAAAATTCAAGAGATGATAAAGCTTTAGAAATAATAGAGGAAATGTTTCAATTAGATGATAGGAATTATTTAGCTTTGAATGGGGCGGGTATTTTGTATACCAAGATGTTTGGAAGAGAAAATAAAGATGAGTATTTTAAAAAAGCTAGTGAATATTTCCAATATGCTTTATCTTTGTATTCTAAAAGCGAGATTATTTCAAATAATAAAGCTATATTATATTCTATAAGATATGAATGTAAAAAATCAGAAGAAGATTATGATACTGCTTTAATTATTCTTAACGATGCTTTATCAGCTAATCATTTGGATGTAGAACTTCTTAATAACAGAGCAACACTGTATTCAGTAAAGTATAAAATAGGCGGTGATGAAAATATATTTAAAAGGTCTATAAATGATTTTAATGAACTTATACAAATAGATTATAATAATATATATGCTCTTAATAATAGAAGTGCTTTATATTTTACTAAATATAAAAATTCAGGCGATAAAAAATATTTCGATAAGTCTATAGAAGACTGCAATACGGCTTTTAAAATCAATTCAACTGAAGCTCCATATGATAATAGGGGATCTTTATATATATATAAATATTAA
- a CDS encoding VWA domain-containing protein, translating to MDNGNIDYKNASRWRLILGSFAEDNIELESGYSEIDSALGFLYDREYSREAGYADFESKENRGGKEKSALTVPSWVAKVKKLFPKKTVEIMQTHALEKYNLTEMITDEDILKEMEPNMELLKNILTFKDMMNGSVKKLAYDIVRKVVDDIKKKMESDIKKVFYGKKLPNSTTQNKIFKNLDIKKTIRNNLKNYNIEDKTIFVDKLYFNQNIKKYNPWNIIILIDESGSMLDSVIYSSIMASIFSNLPYLSIKLIIFDISIVDLSGSVKDPIDVLFKVQLGGGTDIVMALEYAKKITTVPDKTMVLLISDLYDSNDYKYMYKSARDIIESRSKLFVLPALDYNADASYDKEAAKQFAKIGAKVAAITPDELSKWISTVIS from the coding sequence ATGGATAATGGTAATATAGATTATAAAAATGCTTCAAGATGGCGTTTAATACTTGGAAGTTTTGCTGAAGATAATATAGAGCTTGAAAGCGGATATTCTGAAATTGATAGTGCATTAGGTTTTTTGTATGACAGAGAATACAGCAGAGAAGCAGGGTATGCAGATTTTGAAAGTAAAGAGAATAGGGGCGGTAAAGAAAAAAGTGCTTTAACTGTTCCTTCTTGGGTTGCAAAGGTAAAAAAACTATTTCCTAAAAAAACTGTTGAAATTATGCAGACCCATGCCTTAGAGAAATATAACCTTACAGAGATGATTACTGATGAGGATATTTTAAAAGAGATGGAGCCTAATATGGAGCTTTTAAAAAATATTCTCACATTCAAAGATATGATGAACGGCAGTGTCAAAAAACTTGCTTATGATATAGTAAGAAAGGTTGTTGATGATATAAAAAAGAAAATGGAAAGCGATATAAAAAAAGTTTTCTATGGGAAAAAACTTCCTAATTCTACAACACAAAATAAAATATTCAAAAATCTTGATATAAAAAAAACAATAAGAAATAATTTAAAAAACTATAACATAGAAGATAAAACTATTTTTGTAGATAAATTATATTTCAATCAGAACATAAAAAAATATAATCCTTGGAATATAATAATATTAATAGATGAAAGCGGTTCTATGCTTGACTCTGTTATATATTCTTCAATAATGGCATCTATATTTTCTAATCTTCCATATTTATCAATAAAACTGATAATATTTGACATTTCAATAGTTGATCTAAGCGGCAGTGTAAAAGATCCAATAGATGTATTATTTAAAGTGCAGTTAGGAGGTGGTACTGATATTGTTATGGCTTTGGAATATGCTAAAAAGATTACAACTGTTCCTGATAAAACTATGGTTCTTCTTATAAGTGATTTGTATGACAGCAATGATTATAAGTATATGTATAAAAGTGCTAGGGATATAATAGAATCAAGGTCTAAACTTTTTGTGCTTCCTGCTTTGGACTATAATGCAGATGCAAGTTATGATAAGGAGGCTGCTAAACAGTTTGCCAAAATAGGAGCTAAAGTTGCAGCTATAACACCTGATGAGCTTTCTAAATGGATAAGCACTGTTATATCATAA
- a CDS encoding methyl-accepting chemotaxis protein — MINFNSLQFKISMFILVPFFIMLVISSIFNILSVNNVTKKLSYKVLEESAKGEASKVESIIQEAFDSLSTFEYTVNNLYKSGERNREVYKNTTKNFFSTLQENTGALFLIFKNNVMGNDADYINDPNYSEAGGMFSDYVYRNNNSAADRGMTIEELKSDYYSVPVTTGNINITSIYDFEVGGKMVKMNTWSIPLKNNGKIIGVAGVDIFIDSLAPIMDNIKPFENTLTSLFDHNGTLLYNKENETHVGENIYDAYPYYQNYNLLDKIKSGQTVIFEEFSSTLNTKSTYIFVPIKLETGQNWGMKILVPNYVILEDSNNIRNMMIIILAVILVIVFIITPLIINKKVVFIIKLLAQDLTKLSKGDISWNTPPGFTELKDEWGEIARAIKNILDNLNNVVNTVKDSSEQVQSAANEVLSGNNDLSNRTETQASSLEETASTMNEMSSNVKYTVSDVSESTNMVIEAKDYVNKAGKIIEESVNKMDAVYEASSKIMDITKLIESIAFQTNILALNASVEAARAGEQGRGFAVVASEVRNLAQNTQESVKNITSLIVDSNDKINLAAASVNESKDIFNDIASRMDKVSNLMQKVNAASHEQENGIEQINIAIKEMDSSVQQNAALVEEASSSSQLLLNEAQNLNKLIDFFKLR, encoded by the coding sequence ATGATTAATTTTAACAGTCTGCAGTTTAAAATAAGTATGTTTATACTAGTCCCTTTTTTTATTATGCTTGTTATATCAAGTATATTTAATATATTATCAGTTAATAATGTTACAAAAAAACTTTCATATAAAGTATTAGAAGAAAGTGCTAAAGGAGAAGCTTCTAAAGTAGAATCTATTATTCAGGAAGCATTTGACAGTTTGAGTACATTTGAATATACAGTAAATAATTTATATAAATCAGGTGAAAGAAACAGAGAAGTATATAAAAATACAACTAAAAACTTTTTTAGCACTTTGCAGGAAAATACAGGAGCATTGTTTCTTATATTTAAAAATAATGTAATGGGAAATGATGCTGATTATATAAATGATCCTAATTATTCAGAAGCAGGCGGTATGTTTTCTGATTATGTTTATAGAAATAACAATTCTGCCGCTGACAGAGGTATGACTATCGAAGAATTAAAAAGCGATTATTATTCAGTACCAGTAACAACAGGAAATATTAATATTACATCTATATATGATTTTGAAGTAGGCGGCAAAATGGTAAAAATGAATACTTGGTCTATACCTTTAAAAAATAACGGAAAAATTATAGGTGTTGCCGGAGTAGACATATTTATTGATTCATTAGCTCCTATAATGGATAATATTAAGCCTTTTGAAAATACTCTCACTTCTCTATTCGATCATAATGGTACTTTGCTTTATAATAAAGAAAATGAAACTCATGTAGGTGAGAATATTTATGATGCTTATCCTTATTATCAGAACTACAATTTATTAGATAAAATAAAATCAGGACAGACTGTCATCTTTGAAGAGTTCAGTTCTACATTAAATACTAAATCAACATATATATTCGTACCTATAAAACTAGAAACAGGTCAGAATTGGGGTATGAAAATACTAGTACCTAATTATGTTATACTTGAAGACAGTAATAATATAAGAAATATGATGATTATAATTTTAGCTGTAATATTAGTAATAGTATTTATTATTACACCTTTAATAATTAATAAAAAAGTTGTATTTATTATTAAATTACTAGCTCAGGATTTAACTAAATTATCTAAAGGAGATATATCTTGGAATACCCCTCCTGGATTCACAGAACTCAAAGATGAATGGGGTGAAATAGCAAGGGCAATTAAAAATATATTGGATAATTTGAATAATGTTGTAAATACTGTTAAGGACTCGTCAGAACAAGTTCAAAGTGCAGCTAATGAGGTTCTTTCCGGAAATAATGATTTATCAAACAGAACAGAAACGCAGGCTTCCAGCTTAGAAGAGACTGCATCAACTATGAATGAAATGTCTTCTAATGTTAAATATACTGTTTCTGATGTATCTGAAAGTACAAATATGGTCATTGAAGCAAAAGATTATGTGAATAAAGCAGGAAAAATAATAGAAGAAAGTGTTAATAAAATGGATGCAGTTTATGAAGCTAGTTCTAAAATAATGGATATAACTAAATTAATAGAATCTATTGCCTTCCAAACTAATATACTTGCCCTTAATGCCTCTGTTGAAGCAGCACGTGCTGGTGAACAGGGAAGGGGATTTGCTGTTGTAGCCAGTGAAGTCAGAAACTTAGCACAAAATACGCAGGAATCTGTTAAAAATATTACTTCTTTGATAGTTGATAGCAATGATAAAATTAATTTGGCTGCTGCAAGTGTTAATGAGTCTAAAGATATATTTAATGATATAGCAAGCAGAATGGATAAAGTTTCTAATTTGATGCAGAAAGTTAATGCTGCATCTCATGAACAGGAAAACGGAATAGAACAGATTAATATTGCCATAAAAGAAATGGATTCTTCTGTTCAGCAAAATGCTGCTTTAGTAGAGGAAGCTAGTTCTTCGTCTCAGCTGCTTTTAAATGAAGCTCAAAATTTAAATAAATTAATTGATTTCTTTAAATTGAGATAA
- a CDS encoding DIP1984 family protein, which produces MKLGEALLKKDEYIKKIDNLKKRVKNNVVVKEDNENNEDPNDLIKEYIETNNELSDLIVKISNKEHTTKLEIGVSISEAIDIRDKLSREMDIYKSVLKEVNSKDFRTAKNEVKMTVLVNVKEMQKEFDKLSKAFNDIDIMIQSANWNTDLQ; this is translated from the coding sequence ATGAAACTAGGAGAAGCATTATTAAAAAAAGATGAATATATAAAAAAAATTGATAATCTAAAAAAAAGGGTAAAAAATAATGTTGTTGTAAAAGAAGATAATGAAAATAATGAAGACCCTAATGATTTAATTAAAGAATATATAGAAACAAATAATGAATTATCAGATTTAATTGTTAAAATCAGCAATAAAGAACATACAACAAAACTAGAAATAGGAGTATCAATATCAGAAGCTATTGATATAAGGGATAAATTAAGCAGAGAAATGGATATTTATAAAAGCGTTTTGAAAGAAGTAAACAGCAAAGATTTTAGAACAGCAAAAAATGAAGTAAAAATGACAGTATTAGTTAATGTCAAAGAAATGCAAAAAGAATTTGATAAATTATCAAAAGCATTTAATGATATTGATATTATGATACAGTCAGCTAATTGGAATACTGATTTACAATGA
- a CDS encoding AAA family ATPase: MIKKIIISNYISFYDETVLDLSVDVNAAKTNECRFIKKINNDEYISKLCLLYGYNGSGKSNLINALKYILYSNNGYITSSDDSIKKLLDPNMIYGKNDKSRFCLEFYSNDECILYLYELILDNQNKKIYSEKLLKNNNIIVFERELNSIKEGIFHYNKYIPDTNTFLSFINEEKIDEYREEVNYYLSLFKNLCFLFPFTNEADFSSYAIVEAFEYFNKYNIWDIYKKLLSLIDIDDLSIENAVSRNEFSFIIDNKRLVTKHDNYTNDFDEVESEGSKVYAINLIYILVSLINGTLSIVDEFNGIQSELLEFIINLFGNNFFNGIKDIEADTSQLILSTHDSSLMSINGTMLYNYFIINKENNISSIYRIDYLSKKNNNLNINNLEKEYRKNRFGLPKKEINIFN, encoded by the coding sequence ATGATTAAAAAAATTATAATTTCAAATTACATATCATTTTATGATGAAACTGTTTTAGATTTAAGTGTAGATGTTAATGCAGCGAAAACAAATGAATGCCGATTTATAAAGAAAATAAATAACGATGAATATATATCAAAATTATGTCTCTTATACGGCTATAATGGTTCAGGTAAAAGTAATTTAATTAATGCTTTAAAATATATTCTTTATTCTAATAATGGATATATAACTTCAAGCGATGACAGTATCAAAAAACTTTTAGATCCGAATATGATTTATGGAAAAAATGATAAAAGCCGATTCTGTTTGGAGTTTTATTCAAATGATGAATGCATACTATATTTATATGAATTAATATTGGATAATCAAAATAAAAAAATATATTCAGAAAAATTGCTTAAAAATAATAATATTATAGTATTTGAAAGAGAATTAAACTCTATAAAAGAAGGTATATTTCATTATAATAAATATATTCCGGATACAAATACATTTTTAAGTTTTATAAATGAAGAAAAAATAGATGAGTATAGAGAAGAAGTAAATTATTATCTTTCATTATTTAAAAATTTATGTTTTTTATTCCCATTTACCAATGAAGCAGATTTTTCATCTTATGCCATAGTTGAGGCTTTTGAGTATTTTAATAAATATAATATATGGGATATATATAAAAAACTTCTTTCCTTAATTGATATAGATGATTTGAGTATAGAAAATGCTGTATCCCGAAATGAATTTTCTTTTATCATAGATAATAAAAGGCTTGTAACTAAACATGATAACTATACAAATGATTTTGATGAAGTAGAATCTGAAGGAAGTAAAGTTTATGCTATTAATCTGATTTATATATTAGTTTCTTTAATCAACGGCACATTATCAATAGTTGATGAATTTAACGGCATTCAATCAGAATTATTGGAATTTATTATAAATTTATTCGGTAATAATTTTTTTAATGGTATTAAAGATATAGAAGCAGATACCTCTCAGCTTATACTTTCCACACATGATTCATCACTTATGAGCATAAATGGTACTATGCTTTATAATTATTTTATAATAAATAAAGAAAATAATATCAGCAGTATTTACAGGATAGATTATTTAAGCAAAAAAAATAATAATTTAAACATCAATAATTTGGAAAAAGAATATAGAAAAAATAGATTTGGGCTTCCAAAGAAAGAAATAAATATATTTAATTAA